Genomic segment of Salminus brasiliensis chromosome 16, fSalBra1.hap2, whole genome shotgun sequence:
AATTATGTATGTTTATTATGTATGCCTTttcattaaattatatattactataacCTAGAGCTAGGCATTATGATgatgttttattgtattgtgataaattactAGAGTACtagagagtatctgaatagtagtttataagaatctgttgctactgatgtttttagtctgtaattacatgtattgtgatgaatattgtgtatcgtgaaaaaagtctttaaataatgtgatatAGTATTTCTACTCTATCGCAATATTACATCATGTTTTATTTCGTATCCATGTTGTATGTCATAGCCTGTTCTATTTTTCTGCTTGTCCCTTGGTTTCTAGTAAACTGAATCCAAATGACAGAACCAAGATGGAGCTTGTTGTGGAAATCAGTGATAAAGACAGCAAGCAACTCTCAACATCATCAAAAAGTGGAGTCTTTCTTCACGTGATTGGAGGCATGTTGCAGCAGTGCCAACATAGAATGAGTCAGGTAAGTGTGAAAACAGTAGTAGAAAAAGTGCTTTAGTCTAATGTTGTCAAAAAACCCCAAATGTCCAACTTTGATACAATTTAAAagtgtttaaaataattttcAGTACCACAGACAGGGGCTTCTGAGTGGCTCCACTATGGCCCCAGGGTTGAAAGTACGACTCCCTAGCCAtaccactttgccatcagtggccggagtccgagagagcacagttggctgtgctctctcaaagcaatgttggccggcacaggcatctgttggctggtgAAGTGGAGCTGAGGACCCATTCTtcagagcgtgttggctgcccagCGATACCGAAATGGTGTCAGTTTGAAAAGAAGCTGTGGCgagctttgcatgtattggaagAGCCATGTGTTAagttcttaccctcctagtgccggaagcattgctagtgctagaggaaGTTAACTGACTCCACCGATTATTATCAAGTATTAATCAAGTAATTACTTGAATATTTGTCCGACCTTAGATTATCTGAAAGGACATCAGAAACACTTGTTCATTCTTTCTGATATATTCTTTAAGAGACTGTtactaagaaaaaaataaatattagtatTGTTTGAAACTTTCAGATTTGCTCTAGCAAAATAACAATACACAttgtttcactctctctctgaagatcTGGACTGGATTTTGGAACGTTTTCCTGTTCTGGAGAGCTTATTCACAGAGAGTCGAGACTCTTCACCAGAAAGTGGAGGACCTCCAAAGGGAACTGCGTCTGCTGCAAGCCAGTGTGGTGAGTAGTGGAATTTATTGCCaacttgtttttaattttttacattttcacttGTGAACCTGGTTAATGTAATATACAACAAATAATCATCAAGGCATCATTCTTtcctatgtgtttttttttaaggtttgtaAGGGTCCCAGAAGTTCTTGCTGCCCCTGTGTACCATCTAGTGGTGGCACCGTCCTGCAACTGCATCAGCAAAGCTCTGTTGATCCACTTGCTGCTCTTCCTCATCCTCCGCCACCTCCACCTCTGcctccccctccacctccacctcctcctccacccccaTCCAATAGGACTCCGCAGAAATTATCTTTAAttcacaaaaagaaaacaattctctctacagtgcaggtAATAACCTGCGAACGACACATTATTAAAAACTGAGTTGCTAGAAAGTTCCTTAAAATTGTTCACACCACAATTTACGTACTACATGTAGCTGTTTATTGGATGCCTAAAGGCAACAGGCAGATAGATTGATTGATAGATAAATACAGTCATGTGAGTCTTTTAGTtagtcttttttaatatatttaaacatatgaacCCCTTGACTGAAATAACTTCAGTTAGACGTTTCCTATActgatctaccagtctctgacattaACTGGGAAAAggtttttcccactcctccatgcagaattctttggctttgacttcagctgtacattttaggactgttggagacttctttaggcatgttgtggtctgctgttggccATTGTTGCACATGTAAATGATTTACTTCCCAGAGTcatatgcatctacaaccttctttccgAAGGCCCCatagagctctttggatctgaccatgaggagaccactcacttcaactatcaagagcaaaccaaactaaatgaggtttaaataagacaggctccccCAATAGCCTCTCTgatgatgttctaatcatccgCAGCTGATGTAGAGCACCTGATTCTAAATTTATGCATttgaagtaataataaatgtgggTGTGTCCTAACTTTGTTCTCACAGGTAATCTAAAAAGTGAAACATCTGGACTACCTCTGTGTGTCTAGTAAAG
This window contains:
- the prr11 gene encoding uncharacterized protein prr11; the encoded protein is MAGFGRLSRVFQRRRKKTSTSRRWAIKTKKTPTSHSQESTQSKLNPNDRTKMELVVEISDKDSKQLSTSSKSGVFLHVIGGMLQQCQHRMSQIWTGFWNVFLFWRAYSQRVETLHQKVEDLQRELRLLQASVVCKGPRSSCCPCVPSSGGTVLQLHQQSSVDPLAALPHPPPPPPLPPPPPPPPPPPPSNRTPQKLSLIHKKKTILSTVQEKINQRVAVTLQDLQTVQLRKVTVNRKVRVSPERKKAPLITLADLQKVRLKRTQCRLPSTLRPSLAKSPTKSPIKLGVQLKKVHINRTPGRTPLCDKENVEEPYISHAVTNS